The following are encoded together in the Cicer arietinum cultivar CDC Frontier isolate Library 1 chromosome 2, Cicar.CDCFrontier_v2.0, whole genome shotgun sequence genome:
- the LOC101515073 gene encoding early nodulin-like protein 20 → MEFLSFTKTMMMMIMMIAMMCSMAKSELINVGGGKYGWVPGNNLTQWALNQHFYVNEWLYFGYDRHLFNVLEVNKTSYENCIDQGFIKNVTGGAGRDVFQLTEAKTYYFLSGGGFCSQGMKVAVPVTEYVAPAPAPAAHKSGAASYASNFQIYHALVVLILISMCTSILG, encoded by the exons ATGGAGTTTTTGAGCTTTACAAAaacaatgatgatgatgattatgaTGATAGCTATGATGTGTAGCATGGCAAAATCTGAGCTTATTAATGTTGGAGGTGGAAAATATGGATGGGTACCTGGTAACAATTTGACACAATGGGCTTTGAATCAGCACTTTTATGTTAATGAATGGCTAT ACTTTGGATATGATAGGCACCTTTTCAATGTGCTGGAGGTGAACAAGACTAGCTATGAAAACTGCATAGACCAAGGATTCATTAAGAACGTAACAGGTGGCGCCGGACGAGACGTTTTTCAGTTGACCGAGGCCAAAACCTATTACTTTTTAAGTGGTGGAGGTTTCTGTTCGCAAGGGATGAAAGTTGCAGTTCCTGTTACTGAATATGTTGCACCAGCTCCTGCACCTGCTGCCCACAAAAGTGGTGCTGCTTCATATGCTTCTAACTTCCAAATCTACCATGCACTTGTTGTGCTCATCTTAATCTCTAT